Proteins encoded together in one Halothermothrix orenii H 168 window:
- a CDS encoding DUF2935 domain-containing protein: MKSDDIFQERINLIFWLRIFKEHALFIKKGLTYDEDELIARAHDFYNLFDKLQNRARRIMGTPPGHNSELIEESINAVGELLEFKKTLLRLIVQCESTFNLYPLLITHTVREADEFLEIVSEYQGQKKQISLPRDLLGDVTFWLRGMKEHTAFLHHLIDPSERILLDKLRDYNQRFNYLFVRALDLESMLKSEPDNFPAVSNFILELILNLKDLNQFQDRVKTLLADCKLLSITGPLFANHLIRETEYFENLINQMKAYFKL, from the coding sequence TTGAAAAGTGATGATATTTTTCAGGAAAGAATAAATTTGATATTCTGGTTACGTATTTTTAAAGAACATGCCTTATTTATTAAAAAGGGATTAACCTATGATGAAGATGAGTTAATTGCCAGGGCCCATGACTTTTATAATTTGTTCGATAAACTCCAGAACAGGGCCAGAAGAATAATGGGGACTCCACCAGGACATAATTCTGAATTAATTGAAGAAAGTATAAATGCTGTTGGGGAATTACTTGAATTTAAAAAAACACTTTTAAGATTAATTGTTCAGTGTGAGTCTACCTTTAATCTCTATCCACTTTTGATAACACACACTGTCAGAGAGGCAGATGAATTTTTAGAAATTGTTTCAGAATACCAGGGACAGAAAAAACAAATATCCCTTCCCCGGGATTTACTCGGTGATGTTACCTTCTGGTTGAGGGGGATGAAGGAACACACAGCTTTCTTACATCATTTAATAGATCCTTCAGAGAGGATATTACTGGACAAATTGAGGGATTATAATCAGAGATTTAATTATTTGTTTGTACGTGCACTGGATCTGGAATCTATGCTTAAGTCAGAGCCTGATAATTTTCCGGCAGTTTCTAATTTTATCCTCGAATTAATATTAAATTTAAAGGACTTAAATCAATTTCAGGATAGAGTTAAAACATTACTGGCTGATTGTAAACTATTATCAATTACTGGTCCGCTCTTTGCCAACCATCTTATCAGGGAGACAGAATACTTTGAGAATCTTATTAACCAGATGAAAGCCTATTTTAAATTATAA
- a CDS encoding 2-oxoacid:acceptor oxidoreductase subunit alpha yields the protein MNLNLLIGGEAGQGLNTVSRILGKTLFRSGFFVYSSKDYMSRIRGGHNFIRIRFGNEEILGPAERIDILVALNSETIKRHYNYLNDEGIIISGKKVDVYGKYLTIDARQLAKDVNLKALNMVYIGAVLRVLGLETKVCEGVIEDFFDNENIIKANIKLLRRGYEESQQLFKVNISKPARDKLFINGNQAIGLGAVMAGVKFYSAYPMSPSTGIMSYIAAKQKELGIVVEQAEDEIAAINMALGASFGGIRAMTGTSGGGFSLMAETVGLAGITETPVVIAEVQRPGPATGLPTRTEQGDLLFAINVSQGEFPLMVISPRCQEDAFYQSFRAFNLADKYQIPVILLSDQYLADSSRTVNDFNLDSLKIKRYLVSPAETDKNEGYRRYKLTDDGISPRAYPGQNDEELVVVDSDEHNEWGHIIEDAETRKAMVEKRMRKETKLKETDLLEPLYTGEEEIDYLIIGWGSTYGPIREALSLFRKDGIKVGFLSFSDVWPLPQKSLRRWASQDIEMVAVENNATAQFARLIRSETGISIDHKILKYDGRPFNAREIYRCFMKEVVK from the coding sequence TTGAACCTTAATTTGTTAATCGGAGGGGAAGCCGGTCAGGGTTTGAATACCGTATCCAGGATTCTGGGTAAGACTTTGTTCAGATCAGGTTTTTTTGTTTATAGTTCAAAGGATTATATGTCAAGAATCAGGGGTGGTCATAATTTTATAAGAATAAGGTTTGGAAATGAAGAAATCCTGGGACCGGCTGAAAGGATAGATATTTTAGTAGCTCTAAATTCAGAAACGATAAAACGTCATTATAATTATTTAAATGACGAAGGGATAATTATATCTGGAAAAAAGGTAGATGTTTATGGAAAATACTTAACGATTGACGCCCGCCAGTTAGCTAAAGATGTTAATTTGAAAGCACTTAACATGGTTTATATCGGGGCTGTCCTCAGGGTACTGGGGTTGGAAACAAAGGTCTGCGAAGGGGTTATAGAGGACTTTTTCGATAATGAAAATATTATAAAAGCTAACATCAAATTGTTAAGAAGGGGGTATGAAGAGAGCCAGCAATTATTTAAAGTTAATATTAGTAAACCAGCCAGGGATAAGTTATTTATAAATGGAAATCAGGCGATTGGATTAGGTGCGGTTATGGCCGGAGTAAAATTTTATTCAGCATATCCCATGTCTCCTTCAACAGGGATAATGAGTTACATAGCCGCCAAACAGAAGGAACTGGGAATTGTGGTAGAACAGGCAGAAGATGAGATTGCAGCGATTAATATGGCCCTTGGTGCTTCTTTTGGTGGTATCAGAGCCATGACCGGAACATCCGGGGGCGGGTTTTCCCTGATGGCAGAAACAGTGGGGTTAGCGGGTATAACAGAAACCCCTGTAGTTATTGCCGAAGTACAAAGACCAGGTCCAGCAACCGGGTTACCTACCAGGACAGAACAGGGCGACCTCTTATTTGCTATTAATGTTTCCCAGGGCGAATTTCCCCTTATGGTTATAAGTCCACGTTGTCAGGAAGATGCCTTTTATCAGTCCTTCAGGGCTTTTAATTTAGCCGACAAGTATCAAATTCCGGTAATATTATTAAGTGACCAGTATCTGGCTGATTCGAGCCGGACTGTTAACGATTTTAATCTTGATAGTTTAAAAATTAAACGATACCTGGTTTCACCTGCTGAAACAGATAAAAATGAAGGATACCGACGTTATAAGCTTACTGATGATGGTATCTCTCCCCGGGCTTACCCTGGTCAGAATGATGAAGAACTTGTCGTGGTTGACAGTGATGAACATAACGAATGGGGTCATATTATTGAAGATGCTGAGACCAGAAAAGCTATGGTAGAGAAAAGAATGAGAAAGGAAACGAAACTAAAAGAAACAGATCTTTTAGAGCCCCTTTATACCGGGGAAGAAGAGATTGACTATTTGATTATTGGATGGGGTTCTACCTATGGTCCCATCAGAGAAGCCTTATCACTTTTTCGTAAAGATGGAATTAAGGTTGGTTTTCTTTCTTTTTCTGATGTCTGGCCCTTACCACAAAAAAGTTTGAGGAGATGGGCGTCACAGGACATTGAAATGGTAGCTGTAGAAAATAATGCTACTGCCCAGTTTGCCAGGTTAATCAGAAGTGAAACGGGGATTTCAATTGACCATAAAATCTTGAAATATGATGGTCGCCCCTTTAACGCCCGGGAGATATACCGGTGTTTTATGAAAGAGGTGGTTAAATAA
- a CDS encoding thiamine pyrophosphate-dependent enzyme codes for MIDNSRFYETKETAWCPGCGNFALRKSLVKALNELKLKPHQVVMFTGIGQAAKMPHYINVNTFNGLHGRSLPPAIGMRVANHTLTVIVESGDGCSYGEGGNHFIHNIRRNPDIIHLVHDNQIYGLTKGQASPTTGMGMKTRVQTDGVKSEPLNPLSMALGMGVGFVARGFVGEGDHLKELIKSAFDYKGYALIDILQPCVSFNKINTFKWYRERVYKLDENYDETDLELAFKKAREWEDRIPIGIIYRAEKVTFRERYGYLEDSPLVNEVGKPSEMSFLLDDFR; via the coding sequence ATGATAGATAATAGTAGGTTTTATGAAACTAAAGAAACTGCCTGGTGCCCCGGTTGTGGTAATTTTGCCCTCAGGAAGTCACTCGTTAAAGCGTTGAATGAATTAAAGCTTAAACCACATCAGGTAGTGATGTTTACCGGAATTGGGCAGGCAGCTAAAATGCCCCATTATATTAATGTTAATACCTTCAATGGCCTCCATGGTAGGTCCTTACCACCGGCAATAGGTATGAGAGTAGCCAACCACACGTTAACAGTAATTGTAGAGTCAGGGGATGGGTGTTCCTATGGTGAAGGGGGGAATCATTTTATTCATAATATCAGAAGAAATCCTGATATAATTCACCTTGTCCACGATAATCAAATTTATGGATTAACTAAAGGTCAGGCCTCACCGACGACTGGAATGGGTATGAAAACCAGGGTTCAGACTGATGGGGTTAAGTCAGAACCCCTCAACCCATTAAGTATGGCCCTTGGAATGGGGGTAGGTTTCGTGGCCAGGGGCTTTGTTGGCGAAGGTGATCATTTAAAAGAACTAATAAAGTCTGCCTTTGATTATAAGGGTTATGCTTTAATTGATATTCTACAACCCTGTGTCTCTTTTAATAAAATAAATACCTTTAAATGGTACCGGGAGAGGGTATATAAACTGGATGAAAACTATGATGAAACCGACCTGGAACTTGCCTTTAAAAAAGCAAGGGAATGGGAAGATAGGATACCGATTGGAATTATATATCGGGCCGAAAAGGTAACATTCAGGGAAAGGTATGGTTATCTCGAAGATAGTCCCCTGGTTAATGAAGTTGGTAAGCCATCTGAAATGTCCTTTTTGCTTGATGATTTTAGATGA
- a CDS encoding desulfoferrodoxin, with product MTKLREVYKCEICGNVVEVVHEGAPALVCCGEDMKKLSPKTTDTGNEKHVPVVEEKVNGVLIKVGDVEHPMEEKHYIKFIEVMTDDKVLRAELKPGQKPQAEFNVPLKNIKAVREYCTVHDLWENNL from the coding sequence ATGACTAAATTAAGAGAGGTTTATAAGTGTGAAATTTGTGGTAATGTTGTTGAGGTTGTTCATGAAGGGGCCCCTGCTCTGGTTTGTTGTGGGGAGGACATGAAAAAATTATCCCCTAAAACTACTGACACCGGTAATGAAAAACATGTTCCAGTAGTAGAGGAAAAGGTTAATGGTGTCCTTATTAAAGTAGGGGATGTGGAACACCCCATGGAAGAAAAACATTATATTAAATTTATTGAAGTTATGACTGACGATAAGGTTCTGAGAGCTGAATTGAAACCGGGCCAGAAGCCACAGGCTGAATTTAATGTACCTCTTAAAAACATTAAAGCTGTCAGAGAATATTGTACAGTCCATGACCTGTGGGAAAATAATTTGTAA
- a CDS encoding phytoene desaturase family protein has translation MAKVGIIGAGPGGLAAALLLANRGFEVEVFEKENKIGGRNSYIKEEGYTFDIGPTFFMMPFILERIFQETGRNLNDYVDLKLLEPYYQLVFKDGKRFYPSRNRDRVKDSIAKISPDDASGFDLYMKDNKKKMDRTLPALQRGYHKFYHLLSKEVLNLLPVLRPWESLWDNLNKYFSDDRVKLGFTFQSKYLGMSPYNCPSLFSILPYTEYKWGVYHVMGGLHKLTKAMADVTRELGGKIKLNKEVAEIDIVNKKPMVCILKMGIIKSSTR, from the coding sequence ATGGCTAAGGTAGGTATTATTGGGGCAGGACCGGGTGGTCTGGCTGCTGCTTTATTACTGGCAAACAGGGGTTTTGAGGTAGAGGTTTTTGAAAAAGAAAATAAAATTGGGGGAAGAAACAGTTATATTAAAGAGGAGGGTTATACTTTTGATATTGGTCCTACCTTTTTTATGATGCCCTTTATTCTGGAAAGAATATTTCAGGAAACAGGTCGTAACTTAAACGATTATGTGGATTTGAAATTACTGGAACCTTACTATCAACTTGTTTTTAAAGATGGCAAAAGATTTTATCCATCCAGAAATAGAGATCGGGTAAAGGATTCTATTGCAAAAATAAGTCCTGATGATGCATCTGGGTTTGATTTATATATGAAGGATAACAAAAAAAAGATGGACAGGACCCTGCCTGCCCTCCAGCGTGGTTATCATAAATTTTATCACCTTTTAAGTAAAGAAGTCCTTAACCTTCTACCGGTACTGAGGCCCTGGGAAAGCCTCTGGGATAATTTAAATAAGTATTTTTCTGATGACAGGGTCAAGCTGGGTTTTACTTTTCAATCTAAGTATCTTGGTATGTCACCATATAATTGTCCTTCTTTGTTTAGTATTTTACCCTATACAGAATATAAATGGGGTGTTTACCATGTTATGGGGGGATTACATAAATTAACTAAAGCTATGGCTGACGTAACCCGGGAGTTGGGTGGGAAAATTAAACTAAATAAAGAAGTAGCTGAGATAGATATTGTTAATAAAAAGCCCATGGTTTGCATTTTAAAGATGGGGATTATAAAAAGTTCGACGAGATAG
- a CDS encoding phytoene desaturase family protein, with protein MHFKDGDYKKFDEIVMNADFAWGLQNLIPDQKRQKYNNQKLEGKKYSCSTFMLYLGLDKKYDHLLHNNVFISGDYKNNFMEIEESKVLSRDPSFYVQNASVTDPSLAPDGHSALYVLVPVPNLRSNIDWSRKTGSFRNTVIKLLEDRAGLTDIKDHIKYEKMITPLDWKEELHVGFGATFNLAHNLNQMLYFRPHNKFEEFDNMWLVGGGTNPGSGLPTIYESGRITANIMCNKYKLNYKEVNIQHNTYSLQG; from the coding sequence TTGCATTTTAAAGATGGGGATTATAAAAAGTTCGACGAGATAGTTATGAATGCTGATTTTGCCTGGGGTTTGCAAAACCTGATTCCTGATCAAAAGAGGCAAAAATATAATAATCAAAAGCTGGAAGGAAAAAAATATTCCTGTTCTACCTTTATGTTATATCTTGGCCTGGATAAAAAATATGATCACCTCCTTCATAATAATGTATTTATATCCGGTGATTATAAAAATAATTTTATGGAGATAGAGGAAAGTAAGGTTTTATCAAGGGATCCATCATTTTATGTCCAAAATGCTTCTGTAACCGATCCTTCCCTTGCCCCTGATGGGCATTCAGCCTTATATGTTCTTGTGCCAGTTCCCAATCTCAGATCAAATATTGACTGGTCCCGGAAAACCGGTAGTTTCCGTAATACTGTAATTAAGCTCCTGGAAGATAGAGCAGGATTAACTGATATAAAAGACCATATTAAATATGAAAAAATGATTACTCCCCTTGATTGGAAGGAAGAATTACATGTGGGGTTTGGAGCTACATTTAATCTGGCCCATAACCTCAACCAGATGCTTTATTTTAGACCCCATAATAAGTTCGAAGAATTTGATAATATGTGGCTGGTTGGTGGGGGAACCAATCCGGGAAGTGGCTTGCCTACTATTTATGAATCAGGACGGATTACAGCCAATATTATGTGTAATAAATATAAACTCAACTATAAAGAGGTAAATATTCAACATAATACATATTCCCTGCAGGGTTAA
- a CDS encoding GNAT family N-acetyltransferase: MNGISLEEWQKTIGIWEKDGNILGVVNSEGEGEGEIFFQLAEIDIPEMILEEMFDFAEENTGGNRGNKRYIQMRIPAGDSKREAIAIKRGYRKANWEEWVSEIPVSRKVDITLPEGFSIVDGSNLTDFEKGRAHARAFEYINKPIYKNRAIEAYKLLRQTPDYRFDLDLYIISDTGDVVSFTTIWYDSVNKIGILEPVGTVPEYRRRGLASSVIGECIRRIEKEGAEKTYVWTNKEFYLSIGFEQKYKMNVWEKEIV; this comes from the coding sequence ATGAATGGGATATCTCTGGAGGAATGGCAAAAAACAATAGGCATCTGGGAAAAGGATGGAAACATTCTTGGGGTTGTTAATTCAGAAGGTGAAGGTGAGGGGGAGATCTTTTTCCAACTAGCTGAAATTGATATACCTGAAATGATACTGGAAGAGATGTTTGATTTTGCTGAAGAGAATACCGGGGGTAATAGAGGCAATAAGAGATATATACAAATGAGGATTCCAGCAGGGGATTCTAAAAGAGAGGCAATAGCTATTAAAAGAGGTTACAGAAAAGCTAACTGGGAAGAATGGGTTTCTGAAATTCCGGTCTCGAGAAAAGTAGATATAACTCTACCAGAAGGTTTTTCAATAGTAGATGGTTCAAATTTAACTGATTTTGAAAAGGGTAGAGCTCATGCCAGGGCATTTGAGTATATAAATAAACCAATTTATAAAAACAGGGCTATAGAGGCCTATAAATTATTGCGGCAGACTCCAGACTATCGTTTTGATTTAGATCTTTACATTATATCAGATACAGGTGACGTAGTTTCCTTTACCACTATATGGTATGACAGTGTTAATAAAATTGGTATCCTGGAGCCTGTTGGAACTGTTCCTGAATATAGAAGACGGGGTCTGGCCAGTTCTGTCATAGGTGAATGTATCAGGAGAATTGAAAAAGAAGGTGCTGAAAAGACTTATGTATGGACTAACAAGGAGTTTTATTTATCAATAGGATTTGAACAGAAGTATAAAATGAATGTCTGGGAAAAAGAAATAGTCTAA
- a CDS encoding YetF domain-containing protein — MPFWESQQSLNVFQWIARTGVTFVWLFLMTKIMGQREVGRLTLFDFIIAITIGTVAASSLSNSRTSLLSSLINVGFLAVLDIVLAIIALKNAKVRRIVQGEPMVLIQNGKLLEDSMRKSRMNLDDLLMGLRQKKISNLSDVEFAILEPNGKISVIPRSQSRAVRPKDLKINTGYEGLPVIVIEDGNILEDNLKENNLDKNWLKNQLKQQGIDNVEEVLVGMLDTQGRLYISKKGQKNEDIVH; from the coding sequence ATGCCTTTCTGGGAATCACAGCAAAGTTTAAATGTGTTTCAGTGGATAGCCCGGACAGGAGTAACCTTTGTCTGGCTTTTTCTTATGACAAAAATAATGGGTCAAAGGGAAGTTGGTAGGCTTACCCTATTTGATTTTATTATTGCCATTACTATAGGGACTGTGGCTGCTTCTTCCCTCAGTAATAGCAGAACTAGTTTATTAAGTTCACTTATAAATGTAGGATTTTTGGCTGTTCTAGATATTGTTCTTGCCATTATTGCACTAAAAAATGCAAAAGTAAGAAGGATCGTTCAGGGTGAACCAATGGTCTTAATACAGAATGGTAAGCTGCTCGAAGACAGCATGAGGAAATCAAGAATGAATCTGGATGATTTATTAATGGGATTACGCCAGAAAAAAATATCAAACCTTTCTGATGTGGAATTTGCTATTTTAGAACCCAACGGGAAAATCAGTGTTATTCCCAGGTCTCAATCAAGGGCCGTAAGGCCAAAAGATCTAAAAATAAACACAGGTTATGAAGGTTTACCGGTTATTGTCATTGAAGATGGTAATATTTTAGAAGATAACCTTAAGGAAAATAACCTTGATAAAAACTGGCTTAAGAACCAGTTAAAACAACAGGGTATAGATAACGTAGAAGAGGTTCTGGTAGGTATGCTTGACACACAGGGTAGGCTATATATAAGTAAAAAAGGTCAGAAAAATGAAGATATTGTTCATTAA
- a CDS encoding efflux RND transporter permease subunit: MDNYVRLINNNKRVFTIIFIMLNILSLIGLFKLKINPDFDIFMLRDSHYKKVLDDMNQTFNTTEQTIILIETENKEINPDTIHKFRSFQKHLEKINSISYINGPAPRSISFGNFTLDLEKPINELGLKFLKEHFKGMGKLSTVTRKNGKLYGIFTIFPGENFSSNDLKNIESYLQKNGLNYYLTGDMYMQHKIIDYIYMILLFLPPTALLLILTVFRTQMGTLKATFLSILPAGIAALWTMGIIGWIGKPVSVITVLAPIFTIVIGSADGLHFVSHVQDTRAEGKDKIKSIVETLKMVGIPMIITTVTSMAGFLALLVMNTDAIHDLALFASLGIFLAGVATWYILPLILTGNVRLKKHSHKRSFLASRIRRLWGVPSIIILFFLITISIIGGQYLSTEFNQLLIYRNFTDVYKSFDKIMEVNEGSIPVYLYVKTENDPLSPINGKRMIELGSKLTQSDCVTKTVSVYDAYSLIYSAIQGLSSPQYPENKNKVAFVNNLITAESNNPTSHLINRDNNATRMLVFPANLKNKILDRINKIVTDYDKKYPDLTIEVTGVQYLMRELSNSMISNQTQSILLAFSLIFILLYISIRKIKPSVISLLPIAFTTLIIFGFMGLSGISLNLFTATIFSITIGVGIDYAVHFTSVWMTFRKRGYTAKEATNKSYKYTARPIIANAFGLAIGLSALTLSPLRIHLYVSVLMWVAMISGVFLSLSFLPTILKSLGNN, encoded by the coding sequence ATGGACAATTATGTTAGACTAATAAATAACAATAAAAGAGTCTTTACAATAATTTTTATTATGCTTAATATTCTCTCCCTTATTGGCCTTTTTAAGTTAAAAATTAATCCAGATTTTGATATTTTTATGCTTAGAGATTCACATTATAAAAAAGTTTTAGATGACATGAACCAAACTTTTAATACCACTGAACAAACTATTATTCTTATTGAAACCGAAAACAAAGAAATAAACCCTGACACAATCCACAAATTCAGGTCTTTTCAAAAACATCTGGAAAAAATTAATAGTATTAGCTATATTAACGGACCTGCTCCCAGATCTATATCCTTTGGTAATTTTACATTAGACCTTGAAAAACCTATAAATGAATTAGGATTAAAGTTTCTCAAAGAACACTTTAAGGGTATGGGAAAACTATCTACTGTTACCAGGAAAAATGGGAAACTTTATGGTATATTTACAATATTTCCGGGCGAAAATTTCAGCAGCAATGACCTCAAAAATATTGAAAGTTATCTTCAAAAAAATGGTTTGAATTATTATTTAACCGGAGACATGTACATGCAACACAAAATTATTGACTACATATATATGATACTACTCTTTTTACCACCAACCGCTCTCCTACTAATACTAACTGTTTTCAGAACACAGATGGGTACATTAAAAGCTACTTTTTTATCAATACTTCCAGCAGGAATTGCAGCTCTATGGACCATGGGAATAATTGGATGGATTGGAAAACCAGTCTCTGTAATTACTGTCCTTGCCCCTATTTTTACAATAGTTATTGGAAGTGCTGACGGTCTCCACTTCGTTTCCCATGTTCAGGATACCCGTGCTGAAGGTAAAGATAAAATCAAAAGTATTGTTGAAACCCTTAAAATGGTTGGTATTCCCATGATAATAACCACCGTAACCTCAATGGCAGGTTTTCTTGCTCTGCTTGTAATGAATACTGATGCGATTCATGACCTTGCTCTTTTCGCATCTCTGGGAATTTTTCTGGCAGGGGTAGCCACCTGGTACATACTCCCCCTTATTCTAACAGGCAATGTTAGGTTAAAAAAACATAGCCATAAACGAAGCTTCCTGGCTTCTCGTATCAGAAGATTATGGGGAGTGCCCAGCATCATAATACTATTCTTCCTCATAACAATATCAATTATAGGAGGTCAGTATTTATCAACAGAGTTCAACCAGTTATTAATTTATCGGAATTTCACTGATGTTTATAAAAGTTTTGATAAAATAATGGAAGTAAATGAAGGGAGTATTCCGGTTTATCTTTATGTAAAAACTGAGAATGATCCGTTAAGCCCAATTAATGGGAAAAGAATGATAGAGCTTGGAAGTAAATTAACACAGTCTGATTGTGTTACCAAAACTGTCAGTGTTTATGACGCATATTCCTTAATCTATTCAGCCATACAGGGATTGAGCAGCCCACAATATCCTGAAAATAAAAACAAGGTTGCTTTTGTTAATAATTTAATAACAGCTGAAAGTAATAACCCTACATCACATTTAATCAACAGGGACAATAACGCAACCCGGATGTTGGTATTTCCAGCTAATCTAAAAAATAAAATCCTTGATAGAATTAACAAAATCGTAACAGATTATGATAAAAAATACCCTGATCTAACAATAGAGGTAACAGGAGTACAATACCTTATGAGGGAATTAAGTAATAGTATGATTTCAAATCAAACCCAGTCAATTTTACTGGCCTTTAGTTTAATTTTTATACTACTTTACATTTCTATTAGAAAAATTAAGCCCTCTGTTATTTCATTGCTTCCTATCGCCTTTACAACCTTAATTATCTTTGGATTTATGGGACTGTCAGGCATATCTCTTAACCTATTTACAGCAACTATCTTCAGTATAACCATTGGGGTTGGTATAGATTATGCTGTTCATTTCACCTCAGTATGGATGACTTTCCGGAAACGGGGTTATACAGCAAAAGAGGCTACTAATAAATCATACAAATATACAGCCAGACCTATCATTGCTAATGCCTTTGGCCTGGCTATCGGGCTCAGCGCCCTGACATTATCTCCTTTAAGAATTCATTTATATGTATCTGTTCTGATGTGGGTTGCCATGATATCTGGAGTCTTTTTAAGTCTTTCTTTCCTACCAACCATCTTAAAAAGTTTAGGAAATAATTAA
- a CDS encoding TetR/AcrR family transcriptional regulator codes for MSKSEETKKKILKSAIELVADKGYASTSTREIAKNAGVSEATIFKYYKNKDQLLKKIVSKTINDFFKYSLNKSLPEVFEANKNKSIDYLLQELLTERFQFFKENSKAIQVIFQETMVNKEVREFFKNKVWTKMDELETSIIIKGKKQGLIRNIDNYFIKKALFGMIFYTVFFEEVLELDNKNKYNSEEQARAILDIIFKGIKNDK; via the coding sequence ATGTCAAAATCAGAGGAAACCAAAAAAAAAATATTAAAAAGTGCTATAGAATTAGTAGCGGATAAGGGATATGCTTCTACATCTACCAGGGAAATAGCTAAAAATGCTGGTGTTTCCGAAGCAACCATCTTTAAATATTATAAAAATAAGGACCAGCTTCTTAAAAAAATTGTAAGTAAAACTATAAATGATTTTTTTAAATACTCGCTAAACAAGTCCCTTCCAGAAGTGTTTGAAGCTAACAAAAATAAATCAATAGATTACTTACTTCAGGAACTTTTAACAGAAAGATTTCAGTTTTTTAAAGAAAATTCAAAGGCTATTCAGGTTATTTTTCAGGAAACAATGGTAAATAAGGAAGTTAGAGAGTTTTTCAAAAATAAAGTCTGGACTAAAATGGATGAACTGGAAACCTCAATTATTATTAAGGGTAAAAAGCAGGGTTTAATTAGAAACATTGATAATTACTTTATAAAAAAAGCTCTCTTTGGAATGATATTTTATACCGTATTTTTTGAAGAAGTACTCGAACTGGATAATAAGAACAAATATAACAGTGAAGAACAGGCCCGGGCTATATTAGATATCATCTTTAAAGGAATTAAAAACGATAAGTAA
- a CDS encoding spore coat protein, with protein MSFLGNQVKERTDISDEVIASNMLSSAKAAANAYLNAALISPTPELRAMCEESLQQILAGHSQLSKLVIDQGWESPYDSPEKQLLDMLDKSKLVVETNEK; from the coding sequence TTGTCATTTCTGGGTAACCAGGTCAAGGAAAGAACAGATATCTCTGATGAAGTTATTGCCAGTAATATGCTCTCATCCGCAAAAGCAGCTGCCAATGCTTACCTTAATGCAGCTCTAATCAGTCCCACCCCAGAACTTAGAGCCATGTGTGAGGAAAGCCTGCAGCAGATACTTGCTGGCCATTCTCAACTTTCAAAATTAGTAATAGACCAGGGCTGGGAGAGCCCCTATGACTCTCCGGAAAAACAATTACTTGACATGTTAGACAAATCCAAACTGGTAGTTGAAACAAACGAAAAATAA
- a CDS encoding cold shock domain-containing protein produces the protein MVYTGKVKWFDAKKGYGFIEREDGDDVFVHFSAIQADGFKSLEDGEEVEFEIIEGDRGPQAANVVTL, from the coding sequence ATGGTTTACACAGGAAAAGTAAAATGGTTTGATGCAAAAAAAGGTTATGGATTTATCGAAAGAGAAGATGGAGATGACGTATTTGTACATTTTTCCGCTATTCAGGCTGATGGATTTAAGAGCCTTGAAGATGGAGAAGAAGTAGAATTCGAAATTATCGAAGGTGATCGTGGACCACAGGCCGCCAATGTTGTTACTTTATAA